A single region of the Deefgea piscis genome encodes:
- a CDS encoding penicillin-binding transpeptidase domain-containing protein codes for MEGVMTIGTGANVFRGAQYVSAGKTGTAQVYSLKGAKYNAHTVKERLRDHSWFIAFAPSDKPTIALAVIVENGGFGAQAAAPIARKVLDYYITGKMPEDPPSKTASAVPAIVEEVTGD; via the coding sequence TAATGACCATTGGTACTGGCGCCAATGTATTTCGTGGCGCGCAATATGTATCGGCCGGCAAAACCGGTACGGCGCAGGTGTATAGCTTAAAAGGCGCCAAATATAACGCACATACAGTCAAAGAGCGTTTACGTGATCACTCATGGTTTATTGCTTTTGCGCCGTCAGACAAACCAACAATTGCGCTGGCCGTGATTGTTGAAAATGGCGGTTTTGGTGCACAAGCAGCAGCACCGATTGCGCGTAAAGTGCTCGATTATTACATCACGGGCAAAATGCCTGAAGATCCACCGAGCAAAACGGCATCGGCCGTACCCGCCATCGTCGAGGAAGTGACCGGTGATTAG